One region of Juglans regia cultivar Chandler chromosome 4, Walnut 2.0, whole genome shotgun sequence genomic DNA includes:
- the LOC108981253 gene encoding protein FAR1-RELATED SEQUENCE 5-like has protein sequence MAEFSGFGVAQEPTYNIDSDEPEAELEAESVEVQGDVNVEDGVNVEVEDGVNVIPFSSSAPLEPFIGMVFEEVEDAQAFYKAYARRQGLAIRTNHTRLSKDDKTRCAVDYVCTMEGFRRGSRKDTD, from the exons ATGGCTGAGTTCAGTGGCTTTGGTGTAGCTCAG GAACCAACTTATAATATTGATAGTGATGAACCTGAGGCTGAACTCGAGGCTGAAAGTGTTGAGGTACAAGGTGATGTGAATGTCGAAGATGGGGTCAATGTCGAAGTCGAAGATGGAGTAAATGTGATTCCCTTTTCGAGTAGTGCTCCGTTGGAGCCATTCATTGGTATGGTATTTGAGGAGGTCGAAGATGCCCAGGCATTTTATAAGGCATATGCAAGGCGACAAGGACTTGCAATCCGGACGAATCATACTAGATTGTCGAAAGATGATAAAACTCGTTGTGCAGTAGACTATGTTTGCACAATGGAAGGATTTCGGCGGGGAAGTCGGAAAGACACAGATTGA
- the LOC118348210 gene encoding receptor-like protein 7 gives MDILHRLDIPVLFPKPKRVRVVKWHQPPQGWVKLNTDGSSFGNPGTSGVGGVIRDEDGRLLLAYSVPLGLGTNNFAEFSSLLEGVRRCHALGFYRVQIETDSQLVVNWIVKNKCPIWYLEDFWEDLQEHLNSLEYTVTHIFREGNVVADFLAKCGAEGLNSDWSDIHMLPSLLRGLLRMDKLDTEALSDSWSKLEQISNLVSKKQSLYPVSLGNSIRSSASKAASGDVIRERSVEKLFSNLKRAAEQEHKTKMEPDSNVKSLKNKLVFNDALSAKLVHWNDSANCCSWEGVTCNEGRVIGLDLSNESISGVLDNSSSLFNLHHLQKLNLAYNEFDSSQIPSQFTKLSNLTYLNLSTAGFAGQIPLEISHLKRLATLDLSIHSYRSTYLLMPEKPNLSTLVQNLSGLRELHLDGNLQSLSVIHLADNQFFVPVPEFFADFKNLTSLSFTSSKLNGKFPEKIFQIPTLQRIELSGNSMLQGSLSEFPWNGNLRTLELGGTFFSGTLSDSIGNLKMLAIVDLYSCNFNGSIPKSMATLTQLVYLDMSYNNFTGPIPSFSMAKRLTEIYLTRNDLTGKITSTQWKELRNLEILDLGYNSLEGGLPISLFSLPLLLELRLSNNRFSGQLDEFSNVSSHPLYILDLSNNNLEGPVPMSVFEL, from the exons ATGGATATTTTGCATAGACTGGATATTCCAGTCTTGTTCCCTAAGCCCAAGAGGGTCCGGGTGGTAAAATGGCACCAACCCCCTCAGGGCTGGGTAAAACTCAATACCGATGGTAGTAGTTTCGGGAACCCTGGAACCTCTGGCGTTGGGGGTGTTATTCGGGATGAGGATGGGAGATTACTTCTGGCTTACTCTGTTCCCTTGGGTTTAGGTACTAATAATTTTGCAGAATTCAGCAGCTTATTGGAAGGTGTTCGCAGATGTCACGCGCTTGGATTTTATCGTGTTCAAATAGAGACTGACTCTCAACTGGTGGTCAATTGGATTGTTAAGAATAAGTGccccatttggtatttagaagactttTGGGAGGATTTACAAGAACATCTTAATAGCCTAGAGTATACAGTAACTCACATTTTTCGTGAAGGCAATGTTGTGGCTGACTTTCTAGCTAAGTGTGGAGCTGAAGGTTTGAACTCTGATTGGTCTGATATTCATATGCTGCCTAGCCTGTTGAGGGGTCTTCTCCGCATGGACAAATTGG ATACTGAGGCATTAAGTGATAGCTGGTCCAAACTTGAGCAGATAAGTAATCTGGTCTCCAAGAAACAGTCTTTATACCCAGTG AGCCTTGGCAATTCCATAAGGAGCTCTGCAAGCAAAGCTGCTTCTGGTGATGTTATACGCGAACGGTCAGTAGAAAAACTGTTTTCT AATTTAAAGCGTGCAGCAGAACAGGAGCACAAGACAAAAATGGAACCTGACAGCAATGTGAAATCG TTGAAGAACAAGCTTGTGTTCAACGATGCCTTGTCGGCAAAACTGGTACATTGGAATGATAGTGCCAATTGCTGTTCGTGGGAAGGCGTAACCTGCAACGAGGGTCGTGTTATTGGTCTCGACCTCAGTAATGAATCCATCTCTGGTGTGCTTGACAACTCCAGCAGCCTTTTCAATCTTCACCATCTCCAGAAGCTAAACTTGGCCTATAACGAGTTTGATTCTTCCCAGATTCCATCCCAGTTTACGAAGCTCAGCAATTTGACTTACTTGAATCTGTCAACTGCAGGCTTTGCTGGGCAGATTCCACTTGAGATTTCACACCTCAAAAGGTTGGCTACTCTTGATTTATCCATCCATTCTTACCGGAGCACTTATTTGCTTATGCCTGAGAAGCCAAATCTATCTACGTTAGTTCAGAATCTTTCGGGGCTTAGGGAACTTCATCTTGATGGT AATCTCCAGTCCCTCTCAGTTATTCATCTGGCTGATAACCAGTTTTTTGTTCcagttccggaattttttgcaGACTTCAAAAACTTGACATCCTTGAGTTTCACCTCAAGCAAATTGAATGGGAAATTTCCAGAAAAGATCTTCCAAATTCCGACGCTGCAAAGGATTGAATTATCAGGTAATAGTATGCTACAAGGTTCTTTATCAGAATTTCCTTGGAATGGAAATCTTCGAACCCTAGAACTAGGGGGAACTTTTTTTTCAGGGACATTGTCGGATTCTATTGGTAACCTAAAAATGTTGGCCATAGTTGATTTGTATAGTTGCAATTTTAATGGATCAATCCCAAAGTCAATGGCAACCCTCACACAGTTGGTATATTTGGATATGTCATACAACAATTTCACAGGACCAATTCCATCATTCAGTATGGCCAAGAGATTGACAGAAATTTACCTTACCCGTAATGATTTAACAGGTAAGATTACTTCCACTCAATGGAAAGAACTTCGgaatttggaaatccttgaCTTGGGATACAATTCGCTTGAAGGTGGTCTTCcgatttctctattttctcttccGTTATTGCTGGAATTACGACTTTCCAACAACCGATTTTCTGGCCAACTTGATGAGTTCTCCAATGTTTCTTCTCACCCACTATACATCCTTGATTTGTCCAACAACAACTTGGAAGGGCCAGTACCGATGTCTGTTTTTGAACTCTGA